One genomic segment of Triplophysa rosa linkage group LG22, Trosa_1v2, whole genome shotgun sequence includes these proteins:
- the LOC130546253 gene encoding GTPase IMAP family member 4-like, with amino-acid sequence MCLTKCLDFFNRCCSVKRAGQKTPLRIVMIGKTGVGKSAVGNTILGRNAFTSEASANSVTNKSKKKKEKDQRDIYVIDTPGVLDTNTSSREHIKREIVRCIQVSAPGPHAFLLVIQVGRFTTEEKNSVRALQEIFGEEASKYMIVVFTHGDALRGQSIKDYVRSGHDDLRRVIQSCGSRYVVFDNTDVRNRSQVKILLEKIDEMVAANGGGCFTQEMYEEAEELIQQQNLVREMAELLEYEFSFLDFLDDRIPMFQQILLGNNQQNFGFDDRGL; translated from the exons ATGTGTCTAACAAAGTGTCTTGATTTTTTCAACCGTTGTTGTTCAGTGAAAAGAGCCGGCCAAA AAACACCGCTTCGCATTGTTATGATTGGAAAAACTGGCGTTGGAAAAAGTGCGGTTGGAAACACCATTCTTGGTAGAAACGCTTTTACATCAGAAGCTTCTGCAAACTCTGTTactaataaaagcaaaaaaaaaaaggaaaaagaccAAAGAGACATTTATGTGATAGACACGCCTGGAGTTCTGGACACCAATACCAGTTCAAGAGAACACATCAAAAGAGAAATCGTGAGATGCATTCAGGTGTCAGCTCCAGGTCCTCACGCGTTTCTGCTGGTGATACAAGTCGGCCGTTTCACAACTGAGGAGAAAAATTCTGTGCGAGCCCTACAAGAGATCTTTGGAGAAGAAGCTTCTAAATACATGATAGTGGTCTTCACTCATGGAGATGCGCTCAGAGGTCAGTCAATAAAAGACTATGTGAGAAGTGGTCACGACGACCTCCGTAGAGTCATCCAGAGCTGTGGGAGTAGATATGTTGTTTTTGACAACACTGACGTGAGAAATCGATCTCAGGTGAAAATATTACTAGAGAAAATAGATGAGATGGTGGCAGCCAATGGAGGAGGATGCTTTACTCAGGAAATGTACGAAGAAGCTGAAGAACTCATTCAACAACAGAATCTTGTGAGAGAGATGGCCGAGCTTCTGGAGTATGAATTTAGCTTTCTTGATTTTCTGGATGATAGAATCCCTATGTTCCAACAAATATTGCTTGGGAATAATCAGCAAAATTTTGGGTTTGACGATCGAGGTTTATAA